In Phragmites australis chromosome 24, lpPhrAust1.1, whole genome shotgun sequence, the following are encoded in one genomic region:
- the LOC133907607 gene encoding dirigent protein 1-like: MAAPHRARAPLLLLLSLLFFSVAAAETGGATSHLHFYFHELFSGGPNGTTAQLTQPRGGTNNGSYFGAVGVVDDMLREGADPSSRLLGRAQGLAVGASLSDGALLTMLNFVFTDGPYNGSTLEVFGRALLGTVMERPIIGGTGAFRMARGYTLSKMVKSPDPNNLLILEYDAYIWH; encoded by the coding sequence ATGGCTGCTCCTCACCGCGCAAGGGCGCCGCTGCTCCTACTGTTatccctcctcttcttctccgtgGCAGCGGCAGAGACCGGCGGTGCGACGTCGCACCTCCACTTCTACTTCCACGAGCTCTTCTCCGGTGGGCCAAACGGCACGACGGCCCAGTTGACACAGCCGCGTGGCGGCACCAACAACGGCTCCTACTTCGGCGCGGTGGGCGTCGTCGACGACATGCTCCGTGAAGGCGCCGACCCGTCGTCCCGCCTCCTCGGCCGCGCGCAGGGCCTCGCCGTCGGCGCGTCCCTCTCCGACGGCGCGCTGCTTACGATGCTCAACTTCGTGTTCACGGACGGGCCGTACAACGGCAGCACGCTGGAGGTGTTCGGTCGCGCGCTGCTGGGCACGGTCATGGAGCGGCCGATCATCGGCGGCACGGGCGCCTTCCGGATGGCGCGCGGGTACACGCTCAGCAAGATGGTCAAGTCACCGGACCCCAACAACCTTCTCATCCTCGAGTACGACGCCTACATCTGGCACTAG
- the LOC133907828 gene encoding uncharacterized protein LOC133907828, which produces MSFSAVEVEEHGGEVELVAQEEMVRGIPAEVSWEMLDKSRFFLLGAALFSGVSAALYPAVVLKTHLQVTPPPQAAVSAAAAAILRRDGPRGFYRGFGASLAGTVPARALYMAALEATKSAVASAALRLGVAEPAATAAASAAGGVSAAVAAQVVWTPVDVVSQRLMVQTATASRYRGGTDAFRKILLADGVRGLYRGFGVSVLTYAPSSAAWWASYATAQRLLWRTVGSAHHESRGAAMAVQGASAAAAGGAAALVTMPLDTVKTRLQVMDAGARAPSLAAAARALVREGGWASCYRGLGPRWASMSLSAATMVTAYEFLKRLSAKEGSL; this is translated from the coding sequence ATGAGCTTTAGCGCTGTGGAAGTGGAGGAGCATGGAGGAGAGGTGGAGCTGGTGGCGCAGGAGGAGATGGTGCGGGGGATCCCGGCGGAGGTGAGCTGGGAGATGCTCGACAAGTCGCGGTTCTTTCTTCTCGGCGCCGCGCTCTTCTCCGGTGTCTCCGCGGCGCTATACCCGGCCGTCGTCCTCAAGACGCACCTCCAGgtcacgccgccgccgcaggccgCGGTCTCGGCAGCCGCGGCGGCGATACTCCGGCGCGACGGGCCCCGGGGCTTCTACCGCGGCTTCGGCGCGTCCCTCGCGGGCACAGTACCCGCTCGCGCGCTCTACATGGCCGCGCTCGAGGCAACCAAGAGTGCTGTGGCCTCCGCAGCGCTCCGCCTCGGCGTCGCGGAGCCGGCTGCCACTGCGGCGGCCTCAGCCGCGGGCGGTgtctccgccgccgtcgccgcgcaggTCGTCTGGACCCCCGTCGACGTCGTCAGCCAGCGCCTCATGGTCCAGACCGCGACCGCCAGCCGCTACCGCGGTGGCACCGACGCGTTCCGGAAGATCCTCCTCGCGGACGGCGTGCGCGGCCTGTACCGCGGCTTCGGCGTCTCGGTGCTCACCTACGCGCCCTCCAGCGCCGCGTGGTGGGCCTCCTACGCCACGGCGCAGCGCCTCCTCTGGCGCACCGTCGGCTCGGCGCACCACGAAAGCCGCGGGGCCGCGATGGCCGTGCAgggcgccagcgccgccgcggcgggggGCGCGGCCGCGCTGGTGACCATGCCGCTGGACACCGTGAAGACGCGGCTCCAGGTGATGGACGCCGGGGCCCGGGCGCCGTCCCTTGCGGCAGCGGCGCGCGCGCTGGTGCGGGAGGGCGGGTGGGCCTCGTGCTACCGCGGGCTCGGGCCGAGGTGGGCGTCCATGTCGCTATCGGCGGCCACCATGGTCACTGCCTACGAGTTCTTGAAGCGGCTCTCGGCCAAGGAAGGCTCCCTCTGA